GCCCGTCCGTCGCCCGAGTTATATTATTAACAACCTAAAAAAGATAGATTTTTTTATGATTAGGTGGTGTACTATCGTAATGGCCGCCAAAGAACCCTCCCCCCAAACGGTGCTCGAGCGCTGTTCGAACTGCGAGCGCGAGACCGAACACACGGTCTCGCTGGAGATACGGACCGAAGGATCGAACCCCGAGACGGACCACTACTCGCGGGAACCCTACCGTTTGACGCGGTGTCTCGGCTGTGGAACTCGCCGGAGCCAGCGGATGAACAACGCCTGATTCGGTCGATTCGACCCGAGGGCGTCGAGAACGGCCCTCCCGTCGTCCGGGTCGTGGGGTCGATCAGCCCCGCGTCGTCACTTCACAGCCCTCTTCGGTGACGATGACGGTGTGTTCTTTCTGACTGACCAGTGTGCCGTCGCCCTCCTTGAGCACCGGATAACCGTGGACGAG
The DNA window shown above is from Halalkalicoccus jeotgali B3 and carries:
- a CDS encoding DUF7835 family putative zinc beta-ribbon protein, yielding MAAKEPSPQTVLERCSNCERETEHTVSLEIRTEGSNPETDHYSREPYRLTRCLGCGTRRSQRMNNA